The following are encoded together in the Pectobacterium wasabiae CFBP 3304 genome:
- a CDS encoding SMI1/KNR4 family protein, which yields MIDELFFKIEKVMVNSEESYYGSGPASEEDIINYESELRISFPESYKVFLRKYGTLTFNGESFYGISKKGLSATSAPDVRYVTIEARKLGDIDNNMVQIKSSGYGPVFSIDTSILGDTGEAVVVETPLSFKRDNTKVVVAQNFVDFLLSEIKESLI from the coding sequence AATAGCGAAGAATCTTACTATGGTAGTGGTCCTGCTTCGGAAGAGGATATTATTAACTATGAATCGGAATTGAGGATTTCATTTCCCGAGTCGTATAAGGTTTTTCTTAGAAAATACGGCACATTAACATTTAATGGAGAATCTTTTTACGGAATATCAAAAAAAGGGCTTTCAGCTACTTCCGCACCCGATGTGAGATACGTGACGATAGAGGCCAGAAAGCTAGGTGATATTGATAATAACATGGTGCAAATAAAATCATCTGGCTATGGCCCAGTTTTTTCCATAGATACGTCGATATTGGGTGATACGGGAGAAGCGGTCGTTGTAGAAACCCCTCTTTCATTCAAGAGAGATAATACTAAAGTAGTGGTTGCACAAAATTTTGTAGATTTTTTATTGAGTGAAATAAAAGAATCGCTGATTTGA
- a CDS encoding DUF6250 domain-containing protein gives MLPLGGTLQDIIMIDPSCTENTLFLSPQTSDTHDIIASLHRSALIWSTDSEGQPLRWQVEQEDPDRTAIQSTSERLTLESAAGLTIWLDAPLSGTYRIAFTREVLVADRPYDRVSDLNQFWAARDLHNPKLFTRHGKLNEYDSLNLYYVGIGGNWNSTTRFRYYDGHGERLLLGEYTDAAHLLRPNHRYRIVIDVDRRETRLWVDDVLYFRASYPNTPAPGYFGFRTVFSRQEISEFSITPL, from the coding sequence ATGCTGCCACTCGGCGGCACGTTACAGGACATCATCATGATTGACCCTAGCTGTACTGAAAACACGCTCTTCCTGTCGCCGCAGACAAGCGACACACATGACATTATTGCTTCGCTCCACCGTTCAGCGCTTATCTGGTCCACCGATTCAGAGGGGCAGCCGCTACGCTGGCAGGTAGAGCAGGAAGATCCCGATCGCACGGCGATCCAGAGTACGTCCGAACGTCTAACGTTGGAGAGCGCTGCCGGGTTGACGATCTGGCTGGATGCGCCGCTCTCAGGCACCTATCGCATCGCCTTCACGCGGGAGGTTCTGGTCGCGGATCGTCCTTACGACCGCGTGTCTGACCTTAACCAATTTTGGGCCGCGCGCGACCTGCATAATCCGAAGCTGTTTACCCGGCACGGCAAACTCAACGAATACGACAGCTTGAACCTGTACTATGTCGGCATAGGCGGCAATTGGAACAGTACTACGCGTTTTCGTTACTACGACGGTCACGGCGAGCGCCTGCTACTTGGCGAATACACGGATGCCGCGCATTTACTGCGTCCTAATCATCGCTATCGCATCGTGATTGACGTGGATCGGCGAGAAACGCGTCTCTGGGTCGATGATGTGCTCTATTTCCGCGCCAGCTACCCGAACACGCCCGCTCCGGGCTATTTCGGCTTTAGGACGGTATTTTCACGTCAAGAAATCAGCGAGTTCAGCATCACACCGCTGTAA
- a CDS encoding SMI1/KNR4 family protein gives MSNINFFSDPNIKLKYCLNGLSEQTINSLVPYSFPGKDFFVDFYMTNNGGYLEGGAFYYRDVFYHIHDGDHNLMEVEGFNFIPQHLDDDSPYILSLIDVWKRRRKYSNEINDFCLSHFPFAADAGDNDYWIDIKNGFVKYIRWESDDNPNNVVIISPSFYDFCINLRSERK, from the coding sequence ATGTCTAATATTAATTTTTTTTCTGATCCAAATATAAAACTTAAATACTGTTTGAATGGACTATCAGAACAAACCATTAACTCTTTAGTCCCTTATTCTTTTCCCGGTAAAGATTTTTTTGTTGATTTTTACATGACTAATAACGGCGGCTACCTTGAAGGTGGGGCATTTTATTACAGAGATGTTTTTTATCACATTCATGATGGTGATCATAACTTAATGGAAGTTGAGGGATTTAATTTCATCCCCCAGCATCTTGATGATGACAGCCCTTATATTTTATCTTTGATTGATGTCTGGAAACGTAGAAGGAAATACTCTAATGAAATAAATGACTTTTGTTTGTCTCACTTTCCTTTTGCAGCCGATGCCGGTGATAATGATTACTGGATTGATATTAAAAACGGTTTCGTTAAGTATATTAGATGGGAAAGCGATGACAATCCTAATAATGTGGTAATTATATCCCCATCATTTTATGATTTTTGTATTAATTTGAGGTCAGAGCGAAAGTGA
- a CDS encoding DUF4304 domain-containing protein, with protein sequence MMDRKSVISEINLIFKRNGFIKKGNSWRKSEKDVAIIIALQKSRYSNNFTFEVGICVDQSRDIDKLTYYACGISFRLNKIPGFDKINIDGALDLDSDNAFLFSEMIVFLERNGINIINLFFDLSYLKLLYNDDFFKSKMIDDISRLILSE encoded by the coding sequence ATGATGGACAGGAAGAGTGTAATTTCAGAGATTAACTTAATTTTTAAACGTAATGGTTTTATTAAAAAAGGAAATTCCTGGCGAAAGAGTGAAAAGGATGTTGCAATAATAATTGCATTGCAAAAATCGAGATATAGTAATAACTTTACCTTTGAAGTTGGGATTTGCGTTGATCAATCAAGAGATATTGATAAATTAACGTATTATGCATGTGGAATTTCGTTTAGATTAAATAAAATACCTGGTTTTGATAAAATTAATATAGATGGTGCTCTTGATTTAGATTCTGACAATGCATTTCTTTTCTCGGAAATGATTGTTTTCTTAGAAAGAAATGGTATTAATATTATAAACCTTTTTTTTGATTTATCATATCTTAAGTTATTATATAACGATGATTTCTTTAAGAGTAAAATGATTGATGATATATCTAGGTTAATTTTATCTGAGTGA
- a CDS encoding LysR family transcriptional regulator produces MNIDLRQLRHFIALIEHRNFTSAAQAMKLSQSAFSRSIQSLEQTIGTRLIDRMNQLEPTPKGLVVLEHARRLINQTHDLFNDIQQFNEKEAGEVNFGCGPAPAAWLMPQVIGAFSRLYPKVRMVFRVDNWQALGHRLMAEELDFIVADMRNFEFDTRYRVQPLSQHRWGFCCRSGHPLAAQEAITVEQFFSYPLAATIRPPNLHRALVQLSGKLDIRTNIECENGYSLLDVVRHSDAIGTTNHFNEPDRHGIHMLKIAGLDDNTDEFYTHYGIIYLADARLSLLARKLIDAFVQVDSDLHGTPAALTAV; encoded by the coding sequence ATGAATATCGATCTTCGCCAACTGCGTCACTTTATTGCCCTGATTGAGCATCGCAATTTTACGTCGGCGGCACAGGCGATGAAACTGTCCCAATCTGCCTTTAGCCGCAGCATCCAATCGCTGGAACAAACCATCGGCACCCGTCTGATCGATCGCATGAACCAGTTGGAACCCACACCGAAAGGGTTGGTGGTGCTGGAACATGCGCGCCGCCTGATTAATCAGACGCACGATCTATTTAACGATATTCAGCAATTTAATGAGAAAGAAGCGGGCGAAGTAAATTTTGGCTGCGGCCCAGCACCCGCCGCCTGGCTGATGCCACAGGTGATTGGGGCGTTCTCCCGGCTGTACCCTAAAGTGCGGATGGTCTTTCGCGTTGATAACTGGCAGGCGCTGGGCCATCGACTCATGGCCGAAGAACTGGATTTCATTGTGGCAGATATGCGTAATTTTGAATTCGATACCCGCTATCGGGTACAGCCGCTGAGCCAGCATCGTTGGGGATTTTGCTGCCGCAGCGGGCACCCGTTGGCGGCGCAGGAAGCGATTACCGTCGAGCAATTCTTTTCCTACCCGCTGGCGGCAACGATTCGTCCACCCAACCTGCACCGTGCGCTGGTGCAACTGAGCGGTAAGCTGGATATCCGCACCAATATTGAGTGTGAAAATGGCTACAGTCTGCTGGACGTGGTACGCCATTCAGATGCTATCGGGACGACCAATCATTTCAATGAGCCCGATCGGCACGGCATTCATATGTTGAAGATTGCAGGCTTAGACGACAATACCGATGAATTTTATACCCACTACGGCATCATTTATTTGGCGGACGCCCGTCTGTCTCTGCTGGCGCGTAAACTGATCGACGCTTTCGTGCAGGTCGATAGCGACCTGCATGGTACGCCAGCGGCGCTTACAGCGGTGTGA
- a CDS encoding EndoU domain-containing protein, which translates to MRKKIRKVKDTAEKGGKADLTKYGKAHILSIHHNEENKPDKTEFPSHWSNDDILHHVSNIATDPSSTSDVSKWDSPYVTEMRSGIKIRVDFYPSTHLTLSGKISTTYPTNVPPPPKNHNVI; encoded by the coding sequence ATGCGAAAAAAAATAAGAAAGGTAAAAGATACAGCAGAGAAAGGAGGCAAGGCTGATTTAACCAAATATGGAAAAGCGCATATACTAAGCATACATCATAACGAAGAAAATAAACCAGATAAAACAGAATTTCCTTCTCATTGGAGCAATGATGATATATTGCATCACGTATCAAACATTGCTACTGATCCCTCATCAACTTCTGATGTAAGTAAATGGGACTCACCGTATGTAACAGAAATGAGGTCTGGGATAAAAATTAGAGTGGATTTCTACCCTTCAACGCATCTGACACTTTCAGGGAAAATATCAACGACGTATCCAACCAATGTTCCACCTCCCCCTAAAAACCATAATGTGATATGA